In Candidatus Poribacteria bacterium, the genomic stretch TCCGGCTGTGCAGCGATAACCGCCTCCGCTGTCATCGGTTTGGTGCCCGTGATTTTTCCTGCGGCATTGGTTGCACCGACCAGTTCAAGCATCGCGCCGGGGCTCGAATCTTTACCGAACACAAAGGCGGTTTGGGGACCTCGGAGATAAAGGAACAACGCCTTGGGTTTTGCCTGACCCTGACGTGCGGTAAGTTTCGATTTCAATGTTTCGATGTCTTTCTCTAGGACTGAGATTAATGCCGTTGCCCGCTCTTGACGATCAACTGCCTTTCCGATAGTACGAAGACGCTGCTTGGCTTCGTCGAAAGTTCTCGGTTCTTTGAACAACAGCACCGTTACGCCTGCCATCTGTAGCTG encodes the following:
- a CDS encoding ABC transporter substrate-binding protein — protein: QLQMAGVTVLLFKEPRTFDEAKQRLRTIGKAVDRQERATALISVLEKDIETLKSKLTARQGQAKPKALFLYLRGPQTAFVFGKDSSPGAMLELVGATNAAGKITGTKPMTAEAVIAAQPDVYVLFESGLKSIGGVEGLLKIPGLAQTPAGRGKRVVAMDGLYLSGFGPRCGRAALDLFRGIYESEGHFIAKGE